One genomic segment of Mangifera indica cultivar Alphonso chromosome 6, CATAS_Mindica_2.1, whole genome shotgun sequence includes these proteins:
- the LOC123218748 gene encoding polyadenylate-binding protein-interacting protein 3-like isoform X2 yields the protein MMNLQQVVPPKSTANGFGRRRGEREGGTRLENKLSSGKSNSARVPSTGVLSGGKFGGCESPSHDRLLYVATSLIGLPVDVQMKNGSIFSGIFHATTDEKEFGVILKIARMTKDGNPRGQKVETVSKAPSSIFVIPASELVQVIAKEVAVTRDGFSNELQREKQHDIMIDSFISQSRHVDLERELEPWIPDEDDPQLPELENIFDGPRNRSWNQFAINEELFGVKTTFDEELYTTKLLRGPQTRELEREATRIAREIEREDTQDLHLAEERGMNLHENFDIDEETRFSSVYRGSALDDSGYEEDEDIMLDSRNDETFGGLSGSVSQRPADLTSGKRNDAAQFSSSTSLVDEAQSSHSCIAADPHRSVSYDHARQITSEIPHKSISTLDSENRVQENLLGENGGNNDAKEILDEHLLREDAQLTKSEDSESLQSNIDSSDKVGLSANASAYAPSHAPLKSNEKKSSPGEQLEAPAPSKVPGEPQSVNSHGRAGSSASFNSECAVAGSASSGPGLSPSSSVGSLSSERSTLKPHAKEFKLNPNAKSFTPSQVGARPQSPVTDSPFYHPPNVSAVPHMPGLPVGFGIGPAFAGHQHVIYNHQIPMQSPQAYYHPQGPQYGPQMIVGQSRPLFYMPSYQQPQGREF from the exons ATGATGAATTTGCAACAAGTTGTGCCCCCTAAGTCCACTGCGAATGGATTTGGCCGTAGAAGAGGTGAAAGAGAAGGGGGGACTAGGCTGGAGAATAAATTGTCATCTGGAAAATCAAACTCTGCTAGAGTACCAAGTACAG GTGTCCTGAGCGGTGGCAAATTTGGAGGTTGTGAGAGCCCTTCCCATGATCGGTTATTATATGTGGCAACAAGTCTTATAGGACTTCCTGTGGACGTCCAAATGAAAAATGGATCAATATTCTCTGGAATATTTCATGCAACAACTGATGAAAAAGAGTTTG gAGTCATCTTGAAAATAGCTCGCATGACAAAAGATGGTAATCCCCGAGGACAGAAAGTGGAGACTGTTAGCAAGGCACCTTCAAGTATTTTTGTTATACCTGCCAGTGAACTTGTGCAAGTTATAGCAAAG GAAGTGGCTGTAACCAGGGATGGATTTTCAAATGAACTACAACGAGAAAAGCAACATGACATTATGATAGATTCATTTATATCACAATCTCGTCATGTAGATTTAGAAAGAGAGCTGGAACCATGGAtcccagatgaagatgatcCACAGCTGCCTGAattggaaaatatttttgatggCCCTCGGAATAG GAGCTGGAATCAGTTTGCAATAAATGAAGAATTATTTGGTGTGAAGACCACTTTTGATGAGGAACTTTATACAACAAAACTTCTGAGGGGCCCCCAGACTAGAGAGTTGGAAAGAGAAGCTACGAGGATAGCCAGAGAAATTGAGCGTGAGGATACTCAAGATCTTCATTTAGCAGAG GAAAGAGGCATGAACCTTCATGAAAATTTTGACATTGATGAGGAGACCAGATTCTCTTCGGTCTATAGGGGTAGTGCCCTTGATGATAGTGGATACGAAGAAGATGAGGATATAATGTTGGATTCACGCAATGATGAGACCTTTGGTGGTTTGTCTGGTTCTGTGAGCCAGAGACCTGCTGATCTGACCAGTGGCAAAAGAAATGATGCAGCTCAATTTTCTTCAAGCACTTCATTAGTG GATGAGGCACAGTCTTCCCACTCTTGTATTGCTGCAGATCCACATCGTTCAGTTTCTTACGATCATGCTAGACAAATAACATCTGAAATTCCACATAAAAGTATTTCTACTTTGGACAGTGAAAATag GGTCCAGGAGAATTTGCTTGGTGAAAATGGAGGAAATAATGATGCTAAGGAGATTTTAGATGAGCATCTG CTACGGGAGGATGCTCAACTGACAAAATCAGAAG ATTCAGAGTCATTACAGAGCAACATAGATAGTTCTGACAAAGTGGGACTATCTGCAAATGCCTCTGCATATGCTCCATCCCATGCTCCATTAAAGAGCAATGAAAAGAAAAGTTCACCTGGTGAACAATTGGAGGCACCGGCACCTAGTAAAGTACCTGGAGAACCACAATCTGTAAATTCTCATGGAAGAGCTGGTAGTTCTGCGTCATTCAATTCAGAATGTGCAGTGGCTGGCTCAGCTTCTAGTGGTCCGGGTTTATCCCCGAGCTCATCAGTGGGCTCTTTGTCTTCGGAAAGATCAACATTGAAGCCCCATGCCAAG GAATTTAAACTCAATCCTAATGCAAAGAGTTTCACCCCATCTCAAGTGGGTGCCAGGCCCCAATCCCCTGTCACTGATAGTCCCTTCTATCATCCACCTAATGTATCTGCAGTACCACATATGCCTGGCTTGCCTGTAGGTTTCGGA ATTGGACCTGCATTTGCTGGGCACCAACATGTCATATATAATCATCAGATTCCAATGCAATCACCCCAAGCCTATTATCACCCACAGGGACCGCAG tATGGACCGCAGATGATTGTTGGCCAGAGCCGGCCACTCTTTTACATGCCAAGCTACCAGCAGCCT CAAGGACGAGAATTTTAG
- the LOC123218748 gene encoding polyadenylate-binding protein-interacting protein 3-like isoform X3, with protein sequence MMNLQQVVPPKSTANGFGRRRGEREGGTRLENKLSSGKSNSARVPSTGVLSGGKFGGCESPSHDRLLYVATSLIGLPVDVQMKNGSIFSGIFHATTDEKEFGVILKIARMTKDGNPRGQKVETVSKAPSSIFVIPASELVQVIAKEVAVTRDGFSNELQREKQHDIMIDSFISQSRHVDLERELEPWIPDEDDPQLPELENIFDGPRNRSWNQFAINEELFGVKTTFDEELYTTKLLRGPQTRELEREATRIAREIEREDTQDLHLAEERGMNLHENFDIDEETRFSSVYRGSALDDSGYEEDEDIMLDSRNDETFGGLSGSVSQRPADLTSGKRNDAAQFSSSTSLVDEAQSSHSCIAADPHRSVSYDHARQITSEIPHKIYRVQENLLGENGGNNDAKEILDEHLLREDAQLTKSEDSESLQSNIDSSDKVGLSANASAYAPSHAPLKSNEKKSSPGEQLEAPAPSKVPGEPQSVNSHGRAGSSASFNSECAVAGSASSGPGLSPSSSVGSLSSERSTLKPHAKEFKLNPNAKSFTPSQVGARPQSPVTDSPFYHPPNVSAVPHMPGLPVGFGHLLQIGPAFAGHQHVIYNHQIPMQSPQAYYHPQGPQYGPQMIVGQSRPLFYMPSYQQPQGREF encoded by the exons ATGATGAATTTGCAACAAGTTGTGCCCCCTAAGTCCACTGCGAATGGATTTGGCCGTAGAAGAGGTGAAAGAGAAGGGGGGACTAGGCTGGAGAATAAATTGTCATCTGGAAAATCAAACTCTGCTAGAGTACCAAGTACAG GTGTCCTGAGCGGTGGCAAATTTGGAGGTTGTGAGAGCCCTTCCCATGATCGGTTATTATATGTGGCAACAAGTCTTATAGGACTTCCTGTGGACGTCCAAATGAAAAATGGATCAATATTCTCTGGAATATTTCATGCAACAACTGATGAAAAAGAGTTTG gAGTCATCTTGAAAATAGCTCGCATGACAAAAGATGGTAATCCCCGAGGACAGAAAGTGGAGACTGTTAGCAAGGCACCTTCAAGTATTTTTGTTATACCTGCCAGTGAACTTGTGCAAGTTATAGCAAAG GAAGTGGCTGTAACCAGGGATGGATTTTCAAATGAACTACAACGAGAAAAGCAACATGACATTATGATAGATTCATTTATATCACAATCTCGTCATGTAGATTTAGAAAGAGAGCTGGAACCATGGAtcccagatgaagatgatcCACAGCTGCCTGAattggaaaatatttttgatggCCCTCGGAATAG GAGCTGGAATCAGTTTGCAATAAATGAAGAATTATTTGGTGTGAAGACCACTTTTGATGAGGAACTTTATACAACAAAACTTCTGAGGGGCCCCCAGACTAGAGAGTTGGAAAGAGAAGCTACGAGGATAGCCAGAGAAATTGAGCGTGAGGATACTCAAGATCTTCATTTAGCAGAG GAAAGAGGCATGAACCTTCATGAAAATTTTGACATTGATGAGGAGACCAGATTCTCTTCGGTCTATAGGGGTAGTGCCCTTGATGATAGTGGATACGAAGAAGATGAGGATATAATGTTGGATTCACGCAATGATGAGACCTTTGGTGGTTTGTCTGGTTCTGTGAGCCAGAGACCTGCTGATCTGACCAGTGGCAAAAGAAATGATGCAGCTCAATTTTCTTCAAGCACTTCATTAGTG GATGAGGCACAGTCTTCCCACTCTTGTATTGCTGCAGATCCACATCGTTCAGTTTCTTACGATCATGCTAGACAAATAACATCTGAAATTCCACATAAAA tttaCAGGGTCCAGGAGAATTTGCTTGGTGAAAATGGAGGAAATAATGATGCTAAGGAGATTTTAGATGAGCATCTG CTACGGGAGGATGCTCAACTGACAAAATCAGAAG ATTCAGAGTCATTACAGAGCAACATAGATAGTTCTGACAAAGTGGGACTATCTGCAAATGCCTCTGCATATGCTCCATCCCATGCTCCATTAAAGAGCAATGAAAAGAAAAGTTCACCTGGTGAACAATTGGAGGCACCGGCACCTAGTAAAGTACCTGGAGAACCACAATCTGTAAATTCTCATGGAAGAGCTGGTAGTTCTGCGTCATTCAATTCAGAATGTGCAGTGGCTGGCTCAGCTTCTAGTGGTCCGGGTTTATCCCCGAGCTCATCAGTGGGCTCTTTGTCTTCGGAAAGATCAACATTGAAGCCCCATGCCAAG GAATTTAAACTCAATCCTAATGCAAAGAGTTTCACCCCATCTCAAGTGGGTGCCAGGCCCCAATCCCCTGTCACTGATAGTCCCTTCTATCATCCACCTAATGTATCTGCAGTACCACATATGCCTGGCTTGCCTGTAGGTTTCGGA CATCTCTTGCAGATTGGACCTGCATTTGCTGGGCACCAACATGTCATATATAATCATCAGATTCCAATGCAATCACCCCAAGCCTATTATCACCCACAGGGACCGCAG tATGGACCGCAGATGATTGTTGGCCAGAGCCGGCCACTCTTTTACATGCCAAGCTACCAGCAGCCT CAAGGACGAGAATTTTAG
- the LOC123218748 gene encoding polyadenylate-binding protein-interacting protein 3-like isoform X1, producing the protein MMNLQQVVPPKSTANGFGRRRGEREGGTRLENKLSSGKSNSARVPSTGVLSGGKFGGCESPSHDRLLYVATSLIGLPVDVQMKNGSIFSGIFHATTDEKEFGVILKIARMTKDGNPRGQKVETVSKAPSSIFVIPASELVQVIAKEVAVTRDGFSNELQREKQHDIMIDSFISQSRHVDLERELEPWIPDEDDPQLPELENIFDGPRNRSWNQFAINEELFGVKTTFDEELYTTKLLRGPQTRELEREATRIAREIEREDTQDLHLAEERGMNLHENFDIDEETRFSSVYRGSALDDSGYEEDEDIMLDSRNDETFGGLSGSVSQRPADLTSGKRNDAAQFSSSTSLVDEAQSSHSCIAADPHRSVSYDHARQITSEIPHKSISTLDSENRVQENLLGENGGNNDAKEILDEHLLREDAQLTKSEDSESLQSNIDSSDKVGLSANASAYAPSHAPLKSNEKKSSPGEQLEAPAPSKVPGEPQSVNSHGRAGSSASFNSECAVAGSASSGPGLSPSSSVGSLSSERSTLKPHAKEFKLNPNAKSFTPSQVGARPQSPVTDSPFYHPPNVSAVPHMPGLPVGFGHLLQIGPAFAGHQHVIYNHQIPMQSPQAYYHPQGPQYGPQMIVGQSRPLFYMPSYQQPQGREF; encoded by the exons ATGATGAATTTGCAACAAGTTGTGCCCCCTAAGTCCACTGCGAATGGATTTGGCCGTAGAAGAGGTGAAAGAGAAGGGGGGACTAGGCTGGAGAATAAATTGTCATCTGGAAAATCAAACTCTGCTAGAGTACCAAGTACAG GTGTCCTGAGCGGTGGCAAATTTGGAGGTTGTGAGAGCCCTTCCCATGATCGGTTATTATATGTGGCAACAAGTCTTATAGGACTTCCTGTGGACGTCCAAATGAAAAATGGATCAATATTCTCTGGAATATTTCATGCAACAACTGATGAAAAAGAGTTTG gAGTCATCTTGAAAATAGCTCGCATGACAAAAGATGGTAATCCCCGAGGACAGAAAGTGGAGACTGTTAGCAAGGCACCTTCAAGTATTTTTGTTATACCTGCCAGTGAACTTGTGCAAGTTATAGCAAAG GAAGTGGCTGTAACCAGGGATGGATTTTCAAATGAACTACAACGAGAAAAGCAACATGACATTATGATAGATTCATTTATATCACAATCTCGTCATGTAGATTTAGAAAGAGAGCTGGAACCATGGAtcccagatgaagatgatcCACAGCTGCCTGAattggaaaatatttttgatggCCCTCGGAATAG GAGCTGGAATCAGTTTGCAATAAATGAAGAATTATTTGGTGTGAAGACCACTTTTGATGAGGAACTTTATACAACAAAACTTCTGAGGGGCCCCCAGACTAGAGAGTTGGAAAGAGAAGCTACGAGGATAGCCAGAGAAATTGAGCGTGAGGATACTCAAGATCTTCATTTAGCAGAG GAAAGAGGCATGAACCTTCATGAAAATTTTGACATTGATGAGGAGACCAGATTCTCTTCGGTCTATAGGGGTAGTGCCCTTGATGATAGTGGATACGAAGAAGATGAGGATATAATGTTGGATTCACGCAATGATGAGACCTTTGGTGGTTTGTCTGGTTCTGTGAGCCAGAGACCTGCTGATCTGACCAGTGGCAAAAGAAATGATGCAGCTCAATTTTCTTCAAGCACTTCATTAGTG GATGAGGCACAGTCTTCCCACTCTTGTATTGCTGCAGATCCACATCGTTCAGTTTCTTACGATCATGCTAGACAAATAACATCTGAAATTCCACATAAAAGTATTTCTACTTTGGACAGTGAAAATag GGTCCAGGAGAATTTGCTTGGTGAAAATGGAGGAAATAATGATGCTAAGGAGATTTTAGATGAGCATCTG CTACGGGAGGATGCTCAACTGACAAAATCAGAAG ATTCAGAGTCATTACAGAGCAACATAGATAGTTCTGACAAAGTGGGACTATCTGCAAATGCCTCTGCATATGCTCCATCCCATGCTCCATTAAAGAGCAATGAAAAGAAAAGTTCACCTGGTGAACAATTGGAGGCACCGGCACCTAGTAAAGTACCTGGAGAACCACAATCTGTAAATTCTCATGGAAGAGCTGGTAGTTCTGCGTCATTCAATTCAGAATGTGCAGTGGCTGGCTCAGCTTCTAGTGGTCCGGGTTTATCCCCGAGCTCATCAGTGGGCTCTTTGTCTTCGGAAAGATCAACATTGAAGCCCCATGCCAAG GAATTTAAACTCAATCCTAATGCAAAGAGTTTCACCCCATCTCAAGTGGGTGCCAGGCCCCAATCCCCTGTCACTGATAGTCCCTTCTATCATCCACCTAATGTATCTGCAGTACCACATATGCCTGGCTTGCCTGTAGGTTTCGGA CATCTCTTGCAGATTGGACCTGCATTTGCTGGGCACCAACATGTCATATATAATCATCAGATTCCAATGCAATCACCCCAAGCCTATTATCACCCACAGGGACCGCAG tATGGACCGCAGATGATTGTTGGCCAGAGCCGGCCACTCTTTTACATGCCAAGCTACCAGCAGCCT CAAGGACGAGAATTTTAG
- the LOC123218748 gene encoding polyadenylate-binding protein-interacting protein 3-like isoform X4: MMNLQQVVPPKSTANGFGRRRGEREGGTRLENKLSSGKSNSARVPSTGVLSGGKFGGCESPSHDRLLYVATSLIGLPVDVQMKNGSIFSGIFHATTDEKEFGVILKIARMTKDGNPRGQKVETVSKAPSSIFVIPASELVQVIAKEVAVTRDGFSNELQREKQHDIMIDSFISQSRHVDLERELEPWIPDEDDPQLPELENIFDGPRNRSWNQFAINEELFGVKTTFDEELYTTKLLRGPQTRELEREATRIAREIEREDTQDLHLAEERGMNLHENFDIDEETRFSSVYRGSALDDSGYEEDEDIMLDSRNDETFGGLSGSVSQRPADLTSGKRNDAAQFSSSTSLVDEAQSSHSCIAADPHRSVSYDHARQITSEIPHKSISTLDSENRVQENLLGENGGNNDAKEILDEHLLREDAQLTKSEDSESLQSNIDSSDKVGLSANASAYAPSHAPLKSNEKKSSPGEQLEAPAPSKEFKLNPNAKSFTPSQVGARPQSPVTDSPFYHPPNVSAVPHMPGLPVGFGHLLQIGPAFAGHQHVIYNHQIPMQSPQAYYHPQGPQYGPQMIVGQSRPLFYMPSYQQPQGREF, encoded by the exons ATGATGAATTTGCAACAAGTTGTGCCCCCTAAGTCCACTGCGAATGGATTTGGCCGTAGAAGAGGTGAAAGAGAAGGGGGGACTAGGCTGGAGAATAAATTGTCATCTGGAAAATCAAACTCTGCTAGAGTACCAAGTACAG GTGTCCTGAGCGGTGGCAAATTTGGAGGTTGTGAGAGCCCTTCCCATGATCGGTTATTATATGTGGCAACAAGTCTTATAGGACTTCCTGTGGACGTCCAAATGAAAAATGGATCAATATTCTCTGGAATATTTCATGCAACAACTGATGAAAAAGAGTTTG gAGTCATCTTGAAAATAGCTCGCATGACAAAAGATGGTAATCCCCGAGGACAGAAAGTGGAGACTGTTAGCAAGGCACCTTCAAGTATTTTTGTTATACCTGCCAGTGAACTTGTGCAAGTTATAGCAAAG GAAGTGGCTGTAACCAGGGATGGATTTTCAAATGAACTACAACGAGAAAAGCAACATGACATTATGATAGATTCATTTATATCACAATCTCGTCATGTAGATTTAGAAAGAGAGCTGGAACCATGGAtcccagatgaagatgatcCACAGCTGCCTGAattggaaaatatttttgatggCCCTCGGAATAG GAGCTGGAATCAGTTTGCAATAAATGAAGAATTATTTGGTGTGAAGACCACTTTTGATGAGGAACTTTATACAACAAAACTTCTGAGGGGCCCCCAGACTAGAGAGTTGGAAAGAGAAGCTACGAGGATAGCCAGAGAAATTGAGCGTGAGGATACTCAAGATCTTCATTTAGCAGAG GAAAGAGGCATGAACCTTCATGAAAATTTTGACATTGATGAGGAGACCAGATTCTCTTCGGTCTATAGGGGTAGTGCCCTTGATGATAGTGGATACGAAGAAGATGAGGATATAATGTTGGATTCACGCAATGATGAGACCTTTGGTGGTTTGTCTGGTTCTGTGAGCCAGAGACCTGCTGATCTGACCAGTGGCAAAAGAAATGATGCAGCTCAATTTTCTTCAAGCACTTCATTAGTG GATGAGGCACAGTCTTCCCACTCTTGTATTGCTGCAGATCCACATCGTTCAGTTTCTTACGATCATGCTAGACAAATAACATCTGAAATTCCACATAAAAGTATTTCTACTTTGGACAGTGAAAATag GGTCCAGGAGAATTTGCTTGGTGAAAATGGAGGAAATAATGATGCTAAGGAGATTTTAGATGAGCATCTG CTACGGGAGGATGCTCAACTGACAAAATCAGAAG ATTCAGAGTCATTACAGAGCAACATAGATAGTTCTGACAAAGTGGGACTATCTGCAAATGCCTCTGCATATGCTCCATCCCATGCTCCATTAAAGAGCAATGAAAAGAAAAGTTCACCTGGTGAACAATTGGAGGCACCGGCACCTAGTAAA GAATTTAAACTCAATCCTAATGCAAAGAGTTTCACCCCATCTCAAGTGGGTGCCAGGCCCCAATCCCCTGTCACTGATAGTCCCTTCTATCATCCACCTAATGTATCTGCAGTACCACATATGCCTGGCTTGCCTGTAGGTTTCGGA CATCTCTTGCAGATTGGACCTGCATTTGCTGGGCACCAACATGTCATATATAATCATCAGATTCCAATGCAATCACCCCAAGCCTATTATCACCCACAGGGACCGCAG tATGGACCGCAGATGATTGTTGGCCAGAGCCGGCCACTCTTTTACATGCCAAGCTACCAGCAGCCT CAAGGACGAGAATTTTAG